One window of the Pseudomonas knackmussii B13 genome contains the following:
- the fadA gene encoding acetyl-CoA C-acyltransferase FadA, which yields MSLNPRDAVIVDFGRTPMGRSKGGMHRNTRAETLSANLISGVLARNPKLDPAEVEDVIWGCVNQTLEQGWNIARMASLMTQIPHTSAGQTVSRLCGSSMSALHTAVQAIQTGNGDVFVVGGVEHMGHVGMMHGVDPNPHLSLYAAKASGMMGLTAEMLGKMHGITREAQDKFGLRSHQLAWKATQEGKFKDEIIPMEGYDENGFLKVFDFDETIRPETTLEGLASLKPAFNPKGGTVTAGTSSQITDGASCMIVMSAQRAQDLGIQPMAVVRAMAVAGVDPAIMGYGPVPATNKALKRAGLTINDIDFFELNEAFAAQALPVLKDLKVLDKMDEKVNLHGGAIALGHPFGCSGARISGTLLNVMKQNGGTLGVSTMCVGLGQGITTIFERV from the coding sequence ATGAGCCTGAATCCGAGAGACGCCGTCATTGTCGACTTCGGCCGCACCCCGATGGGCCGTTCCAAGGGTGGCATGCACCGCAACACCCGCGCGGAGACCCTGTCCGCGAACCTGATCAGCGGCGTGCTTGCACGCAACCCGAAACTCGACCCGGCGGAAGTCGAGGACGTGATCTGGGGCTGCGTCAACCAGACCCTGGAGCAAGGCTGGAACATCGCGCGCATGGCGTCGCTGATGACCCAGATCCCGCACACCAGCGCCGGCCAGACCGTCAGCCGTCTGTGCGGTTCGTCCATGAGCGCCCTGCACACTGCCGTGCAGGCGATCCAGACCGGCAACGGTGACGTCTTCGTCGTCGGCGGCGTGGAGCACATGGGCCACGTTGGCATGATGCACGGCGTCGATCCGAACCCGCACCTGTCGCTGTACGCCGCCAAGGCGTCCGGCATGATGGGCCTGACCGCCGAGATGCTGGGCAAGATGCACGGCATCACCCGCGAGGCCCAGGACAAGTTCGGCCTGCGTTCGCACCAGCTGGCGTGGAAGGCCACCCAGGAAGGCAAGTTCAAGGACGAAATCATCCCGATGGAAGGGTATGACGAGAACGGCTTCCTGAAGGTCTTCGACTTCGACGAGACCATTCGTCCGGAAACCACCCTGGAAGGCCTGGCCTCGCTGAAGCCGGCGTTCAACCCCAAAGGCGGCACCGTGACTGCGGGTACTTCCTCGCAGATCACCGACGGCGCATCCTGCATGATCGTCATGAGCGCCCAGCGCGCCCAGGACCTGGGCATCCAGCCGATGGCCGTGGTTCGCGCCATGGCGGTGGCCGGTGTCGATCCGGCGATCATGGGCTACGGTCCAGTTCCGGCGACCAACAAGGCGCTCAAGCGCGCTGGTCTGACCATCAACGACATCGACTTCTTCGAGCTCAACGAAGCCTTCGCCGCCCAGGCCCTGCCGGTGCTGAAGGACCTCAAGGTGCTCGACAAGATGGACGAGAAGGTCAACCTGCACGGCGGTGCCATCGCCCTGGGGCACCCGTTCGGCTGCTCCGGTGCGCGTATCTCCGGCACCCTGCTGAACGTGATGAAGCAGAACGGCGGCACCCTGGGTGTCTCCACCATGTGCGTTGGCCTCGGCCAGGGCATCACCACCATCTTCGAGCGCGTCTAA